The window AATGTCCAAATAGCGCAAAACCAACTCTCGGGgtgccgagtcacccgaatcTTCGTTCACATGAAGTATGGCGATATTTtgctcattcaaattctcttcatgcaagcattccaaatctatcaattaatcggaCCACGGAAGTCGAGCACATAaccaatcgagccccgagcttctccCGGCTTTTCCTCAAGCCAAAAAGAGcccacggctcaatccctgAGCCTCGGCTCCaactccaagccacggcttggCTGCATCTAGCCACGGCTAGatccccatggccggcggctcaaacccaagagatcccccctccacacatttcaaatatctcttacacgtcctcacatccatcacttccgATGCTTCTCCATTActtcccccacactctaagtgatacaaacccctccctaacccctcttcaaaattcggcagccctatAATCCACCCCGTAATCACACTTTGCCTCACTTAATCAAGCCGTTAAGCTCCtctttataagcccttgcaccattaagcttaatcacttcttcaactccgctctctctcaagccaacttctctctaaaatcctctcaacctcCCCACTACCACCAAACCATCATATGACTCGTGCCAAGCCCAACACCGGCCAAAACCAACCGAAAACCGTCCGGTATTCCAATCACCGCCCGACtcgacttaagccaaacacaaccaaacttcctagcctacatatttcccaccccctaagtccatttctgggcttagattttcgattttaagCCTCCAACCCCGCGTTCCAACCGCGAACACTATCGGGTCCCAATGACGTCCCCCCGGTGCATCTGAGTTCCCACACGTGTCATTTCCTCCCGCGACTTtagcgagtcgtgccatcacgtttgAAGGGTCCCTCACAACCCCCACTCTccctcgtgaagaggtggtcacggtccgagagccatacaaccgtgcacaacctccgtttcacCCATTCTCTCTTTATCGGGTTTCATCGTTTCTTGCCGAACTTTCTCTTATCATTTCGGGTTTGTCCAGGCTCTTGCACATTTGAAGCTGTCCACGAACATTTAGATCTATCCCTTAGGAGTCTAAGGAGCCTAATTTCGCCCGGTGCCGTGGTCGGAGTCGACGTGCCGACCTCATTTTCTCCAAGCTGCCACTGCCGCTGCTCTCGGGTGTTCACTGCCCATTCGGTCCAGCCGAGTCTTTCGACTCCcaaggccacttccccgactctttcctcgcatcCAGAGTctaggtaagactcctctacgacttagagaagctaggttcttcgatatttgtttgatatagGGTGTTAACACATTTAACGAgtcgaaatgcatgcaagtttacaTTTTTACCTATTCCCATGCAAACTTGCGTCGTTCACCACGTTGCATGTTGTTATAACGTATGATTCCCGCATTTTAGACTCCAATTGCCGTACAATATGCACGTATAACGAGAAATGGCTCAAATCTAGGGGAATGAGGCCTGCATGGACTCAAGAGAACCATGGAGCCTCTCGGCTGAACCTCGCGTGGTGAACCGTGAGACTCCTTGGTCTTCTCGGGTCCATGACAATCTCACCCCTCCGGATTTAGTCGTTTCCACATTCATAATGTTTATTCATGGTCGTGATGTGTCGGCATGATGAGAAATGTCCGAGATCTAGGGAGGAGAGGTCTCGTGGATCGGTTCTAGCAagggaagctcacggccaccTTCCATAGAGGGAGGCCGAGAGATCCCTTGGTTCACCCGAGGCCACGAATCTCTCGTTCCGTGATGTTGGATATTTCTCGTGATTTACTTCCAATTTGTTATTGAATGAGCCGATGCCgctttattgttttctttaaTACGACGTTTGTGTTTGTATTATGTGTTTGTTTGCACAACCAAGACCATCACGGTATCGGCTTTGTAAAATGAATGTTATTGACGTGCTTGGCGtgttatgcatgcaagaaatggcTCGAATCGACGTAAGAGACCACCCACGATCCAAGACGGGTCAAGGAGACCTCTCAGCCTAGTCCTTTGGAAGATGGCTGAGTGCTCCTTGACCCCTCCCGGGTCTAGGATGGTCTCCTTTCGGTGTCCACTTTCGGTCTTTCTATCCCCCTAttatagattcggtggtgggcattttcatttctgttgcaaaacacgaaaaaccggattaattatgcatttggcttaatcaaacaatagataatggataggtggaatgctagattccaatctagagtcaaaatacgagtttggttaattcggtgaaaccgcagtgacatcTCACAGAATAGAATTctaaaacaaactcacacatgtaattggcctagaatcATATCCTAGTCTACCTCTTTGCTTGCCtaagttagatacattgtttactaatcaaccccggttaacaactgattaaatcacgtacattcggcttAATATGcgacttgtctgtatttatcggtatttatcgatttttgtcagtttttcatcagttttatcagcttttgtctgtttttcatcagttttatcagttttctcctatttttcatttgcttttgttgatttgttacggctcgggtccgaacccataggttacgtaatacacggagtccaacgccccaaatcaccgaacacgaggtccaacgcctcctaactcattgagcgcgtgcaacctgAGTGAGGAATGGGATCTGGCCTCGAGTCACCTtcacactccaagtatggcctatgtggaaggcaatttggattggatgtgtgaaagtgtttagatatcacccgggagctcaatcggtccaacggtgACAGTGAGAATCAATCGGTTCTCCTAcagaccgttggttcgatcggacccgatccccggctccttgagccccgTGTTaccttaattcatttatcggttattcaaaatgcacggtgagccggagcggaattttggcccaatgcaaaccgatcaagatccatttacttatttagttgtactttgtaattattcgagagaacattgcgaggattttgtttgtacattcactcattcatttgtaaggatccccgatcggcgagcgagaggtctgaGTATTGAACCGGTCCAATtagtctattgttaccaagagaggagtaaactcgaatactcgtggtctcggttcgcgcaagAAATCGACCATCACAATCCGACAAACTGCAACGCGAAGATATTTAATCGATTCCTCAACGcacaagcttactcatctttcggattcttggcccaatttgatcaattcatcgactttacagtgtcaaaacggacgagtcaagtgcaaccctaaatcatatgataaataaacaaaacggcaagcttagcaaattagagtaccgaaatggcgtgcgggatataggcccgcacgtaataaaacccccgaattcgaaatttccagttccgtatgaccatagacttagcatttaggtgtaccttgtaccTCTAGACCCGGGCCCTCAACGACCCTCGACCTACAGGTcataaacagtaagtggcgacttcttctcacgtgcgtccgtcgcacgtccccaggaaggtggacactcccaagccgcgttgcttaggcttcgcgcatgtgtgccccgacgagattaaattcgggtgcgcacagcttggcaactccactggggacatattTAGTGGGTTCGAGCtcaattccgtttgcttgcttgcatgtgaaggtgaccgaagaggaagccgaagccttcatgaagatcataaaggcgagcgaatacaaggtggtcgagcaaatggccaagtcCCGGGCCCATGTCTCGTTGCTCGCTCTCCTTCTCAGCTCGGAACCGCACCGGGAGACCCTCCTGCGGGTACTAACCGCGGTACAAGTTTCGAAGGAAACGCCTCCGGGCAGGATAGAGGAGACCGTCagctccatcttctccaacaccatctcgttctcggacgacgagctcccATATGAAGGTTGGGCACATTCGCTGGCGttacacattgtctgcaagtgtaACAACTGCATCATCGGCcgagtcatgattgacaatggTTTCGCgctcaacgtttgcccggtAACCACTTTGAAGTAGAAGAaatgtggatctcaaccgcgTCCGCCCGAGCAAAACTACCGTCCGAGCTTTCAACGGCTCGCGGAGGGAGgtaaatggagaaatcgaCCTTCTCATAGAAGTTGGCCCATGCTCGTTCAGCATCACGTTCCAAGTGCTCGATATCCCGAATGCATTCAGCCTATTGCtcggaaggccttggatccactcggccggtgccgtcccctcttctctaCATCAAAGGTTGAAATTTATCGTTGAAGAGAAGCTCATCACggtaaaagaagaagaagattacgcCGTCtataaggagacggcggtgcccTACATCAGTGTTGGGGATGATGAAAACCTCTCGTTCCATTCGttcgaaaccatctccgtcagTCGGGACTACGGAGAGGTTGGCCCGTCCCGCGCTgatcgcatgatagggaaggtttTACTGCGCCACAATTACACCCCCGGCGCAGGCCTCGGGGCACGCGGACAGGGGATCAACtgccccattgaagttgaagaatacaagaacaggagaggactcggctttcgcccctcctgccatgagatcatCGAGGCCTGCAGGGACAACCTCCTCCACCGCCTTGCCGCACACTATGGGaagctcaacaggggcattccagtTCCCTCGCTATCCCGCTTCTTTCCTAGGCCCCCACACATCATCGGAAGCACCCTTGACGacccttcctcggactccgaCGACGCGCCTGCCGCTCTGCCAGccgtgtacgccgtcaccgaggagattccttcaggggttcacattcGTCTTGCGTAGGAGGATGGGGAGCttgacaactggacctcagtcccgcgctattcggctgtgatcaccgatgtgtaaggcttatctatatacaagatgtttcccgcgtgtcgaCATAGCCataggccacacgacggaagagggatctCTATTATGGCTTTATGCTCATACtatcaatgaaatccctatatgcattttttgaagtCCCATGCGTTTTATCTCCTTTTCCTATTCTTTCATTCGCAGcgttctaaattttctaagacgattctttcaaatttccaggctccactcgaatccataTCTCCGACACATTGATTCGAACCCATTCGAAGAGCTCTCGGTGAGCCCCGAcccgtatactttggggaagggcttACCGAGGATGGTCAAGTGCCCGAGGTAGAGGAGAGTTTGTGTCGCCTAGAGGACCGTAAACTCGCCTCAGTCGAGCCAACATAGGAGATCAATgtgggcaccgaagaagagcctcgcactttgaaaatcgggacagGCCTTGACCTCGCACAACGAACCCGGATGGTTGAATTCCTAAAAGAataccaagaggtctttgccTTGTCCAATGCTGATATGCCGGACTTGGACCATTCAATAGTCAACCACTTCCTTCCactctgtcagcaccccattttggcccaccggcttcccacacgaggattcccgaccaaagctcgggatactattcatcatccggcaatcagaggcaaataggcgggcacagagtcatgaacaataggagaagagcacggtccactgagaaaggcggaagagagcagtcagaagaacgaacgattagataatggataggtggaatattacaTTCCaatttagagtcaaaacacgagtttggctaattcagtgaaaccgtagcgacacttaactgaataagagtcataaaacaaacacacacatgtaattggcttagaaccgtATCCTAGCCCACcttctatgtttgcctaggttagatgcattgtttgccaatcaaccccagttaataactgattaaaacacgtacattcgacttaatacaccacttgtctgtattcaccaacaattgtcagttgttgtctgtattgtgttagttttatcagttttcttctgttttgtctttgcatatgatgatttattgcggttcgggcctgagcccataggtcacgtgttgcacggggtccaacgccccaaatcaccgaacacgaggtccaacgcctcttaactcaccgagcgcgtgcaaccagagtgcggaatgggatctagcctcgattcaccgtcacactccgaatgcggcctatgtggaaggcggatttggattgagcgcgtgaaacgggtttagatatcacccgggagctcgatcggtccatcggatacagtgagaaccgaccggttctcccgaaaaccgttggatcgatcggactcgacccccggctcctcgagcccgcgttgccttaatttgtttattggTTATTTAAAATactcggtgagccggagcggaatattggcccaatgcaaaccgatcgggatccatttacttattcagttacgtttttgtaattattcgagagaacattgtgaggattctatttgtatattcactcagtcacttgtaaggatccccgatcggcgagcaaGAGGTTCGAGTgacgaaccggtcaagtcggtctattatcaccgaaagatgagtaagctcgaatatttgcggtttcggttcgcgcagggaatcgaccatcacggttcgatgaactgtaacgctaagatagtgaaccgatatctcgatgcacaagcctactcatctttcggattcttggtccaacttgatcaattcatcgactttacggtgtcaaaacgggcaagtcaagtgcgaccctaaatctcgcggtaaataaaaaaaacggcaagcctagcaagctagagtaccgaaatgggcgtgcgggatataggcccgcacgtaatagaacccccgaattcggaatttccgatTCCGTAttaccattgccttagcatttaggtgtaccccgtacccctagacctgggtaacttgccggccctcgaccctcgggtcgtaaaatggcaagtggcgactccttctcacgtgcgtccgccgcgcgtccccgggaaggtggacactcccaagtcgcgtTTGCCTAGGCGcgcgcgtgccccgacgagattagattcgggtgcgcacacacTCGACACTGAGAAGTTCCCACCCAAGCGACTGCAGTTATGACGACAGCGGGccagccttctcctccgcGTCAAAGAAGAGGTcgtcaaacagatcaacgcgggGTTCCTCGAAGTCTACAACTATTCCGAGTGGGTGGCAAATATTGTGctagtggaaaagaagaacggAAGAGTCCGAGTatgcgtcgactaccgagacctcaacaaggcCAGCCCTAAGGACAATTTCCCTCTGCCTCACATCGACGTCCTAGTCGACAATACGGCACGCCATGCTcagttctctttcatggacggcttctctgggtacaatcaaattcggatggccgaagaggacaaaatcaagacgacgttcaccaCGATGCGGGGGAATTTTTGCTaacgcgtcatgcctttcggcctaaAAAATGCCGGGACGACTTATCAGAGAgctatggtcacattgttccacgacatgatgcacaaggaagtcgaggtctatgtcgatGACATGTTTGCCAAGTCTAAAGAAGGAGAAAATCACCTCGTCAACCTGAAGCGCCTTTTCGACCGCTTAAAAGAGTACAAACCCCGGCTCAATCTggcaaaatgcacgttcggtGCCCGACCGGGAAAGCTGCTACGATTCGTGGTCAGTGAGCGCGGTATCGAGGTTGACCCGGACAAAGTCAAGGCAATCAAAGATCTTCCCCCGCCGTCAACGGTTCGAGAGGTGCGCGGCTTCTTGGGACGGTTGAACTACATCTCACGCTTCATTGCAAActtgacagacaagtgccaaccactctttcgcttgctctgCAAAATGCAGCGATCGAATGGGACCATGAGTGTGAAAACGCtttcgacaccatcaaggcctacTTAGTTCAACCGCCGGTGCTAGTCCCACCTATGCCAAATCATCCCCTCATCTTTTACCTAATGGTACGCCGGCAGTCTttaggatgcatgttagggcaagaGGACGAGTCAACACACACGGAAAGGGCAATATATTACTTAAGCAAGAAGTTTACCGAAGAGGAGTCCAATTATCCAGAGATCGAGAAAATGTGTTGTGCATTAgtatgggtcatgcaaagactCCGACAGTACACGCTCTATCACACAACCAGCTTGCTGTCAAAAGCAGACCCCCTACGATATTTACTCGATAGCccatcctccatgaggaacatcgcaAAATGGCGCTGCCAACTGAGAGAGTACGACATTgagtacgtgtcccgcacGTCAGTCAAAGTGCAAGCAATCACCTACCACctagcagaattcccaattaaTGACGACACACTGATAAATGCCGACTTCCTAAACGAAGGAATCCTCCGAGTAGATGACGAGAAGGATGAGCcaacatggaagatgtacttcgacggGGTGGTCAATTCCGCAGGCTCCGGAGTTGGGgcggtgctgatatccccggacggacgcCATTATCCGGTTGCTGCAAAAGTGGACTTCTCTTGCACCAATAACGTGGTCGAGTACGAGCCATGCATTCTCGGTCTGCGAGCGGCAATCGACTTCAAGGTAAAGGAGTTGGAAGTAttcggtgactccatgctcacGATCTTCCAGACACTGGAGCAATGGAAAATAAAGGACGCAAAGTTAGTCCCGTACCATGAGTATCTCGAGGAGTTAGCAAAAAGCTTTGAGAAGATCTCATTCACCTATACTCCGCGTACGAAGAATCAATTCGCAGACGCGCTCGCGACACTCGCATCCATGGCAAGCATCACAGAGGGGAACCTCATCGAGCCCCTTGAGATCAGGATCGCCAAAGGTCCGGCCCATTGCAACGCAATCGAGGCAACCAACGCTAAGCCGTGGTATGAGGACATCAAGCACCTCCTGCAAACAGGTCAATATCCTCCATTTGCCGATTGCCGCGACCGGAAGACGCTCAAACGACTCGCGATGCACTATTTCCTAAGTGGCGAAACACTCTATCGGCGATCCTTTGACGCTACATTGCTCAGGTGCATCGACATACACGAGTCGCAGCGTCTCATGGAAGAGGTGTACGGGGGGAGTTGCGGGCCCCATATGAATGGACTCATGCTCGCCAAGAAGCTCATGTGCTTAGGCTACTACTGGTCCACCGTGGAGACCGACTGCCTAAAGCACATCAGGCACTATCACCGGTGCCAAGTCTATGCCGACTAGATCAAAGCACCCCCTAATGAACTACGCCCCATGACGGCCCCGTggcctttttcgatgtggggaaTGGACGTGATCAGCCCGATCAATCCCAAGGCATCCAACGGGCACCTGTTTATCTTGGTGGCAATCGATTACTTTACCAAATGGATTGAAGCTATAACACTCgcgtcagtcactgcaaaagtcgtggcccgttttctcaagCACGACGTCATTGCCCGATACGAGGTCCCTGCAACAATCATCACGGATAATgacaagaacctgaacaacaagatcatcgacgagctctgtgcgcAATTCAAAATCCAACACCGCAATTTCACCCCATAttgtccccaaatgaacgacGCAGAGGAAGCGGCAAATAAGaatatcaagaagatcatcgaaaaaatgacgatgAACTAcaaagactggcacgagatgctcttAGCATACCGAACATCCATACGTACTTCGACCGGGGAAACTCCATACTGCCTAGTCTACGGCACAGAGGCGGTCCTTCCGATTGAAGTGGaaattccctccatgaggatccttgccgaggcCGAACTTGAGGAAGCGGAATGGGAAAAacaacgctacgaacagctaAATCTCATCGATGAAAGGAGACTGAAAGCACTATGCCACGGACAATGCTATTAGCAAAGGATGGCTTGAGCATTTAATGCAAAGGTCCGTCACCGCGAGTTCAATCCCGgtgacctcgttttgaggaaggTCTTACACGTCACACCTGACTCTCGGggaaagttctcgtacaaatacgacggacCCTTTGTTGTTAAGGAGACTTTCTCTGGGGGAGCAATTATTCTGAGCGACATGAACGGGATCGAAAACGCGCTTCCGGTCAACGCTgatgccatcaagaagtattacCCCTGACCATTCGTGTTCGCCTTTCGTTTGCCGGGCCTCGCGCCCGTTTCATTTGTAACAATTTTCCATTCATTTATACACGCATCGACTCCCATCATTCTCCCCACCTCGAAaccttcttgagagaaaaagaataattttctcactaggtcgaaaacctcctcaaggcgacctaggcaaaagttagggagcGAGGGgtacgacttaaaatcccgcaaaggggagtcgtggcaaaagtagagcataaatcatttcctcgctaggtcgaaaacccttagagggcagcctaggcaaaagttagaggaactgAGAGGTACGATCGAACCCAAACAAGagtgatcgtagcaaaaggtgagcactCATGAGatgaaaactaaaaaataccccgctaggccaTCACGCATCTtgtggcctaggcaaaagttagggggcAATTGTCGGCTCGGTCACGAAAGAAAAGCGGCACTCCCCGTGAAGCTACAATGAGTAGTGGTTTGGCAGCCTTCAACGcacgcaaactctcttcgactctcctcGACTCTTCGAGCCCAGGACTCACCTCGAAATGAGGTCAAATcgttgtatccttgatttggaggattccAAAATATTCCTCCCTTTACCTGTACAT of the Punica granatum isolate Tunisia-2019 chromosome 6, ASM765513v2, whole genome shotgun sequence genome contains:
- the LOC116212162 gene encoding uncharacterized protein LOC116212162, whose translation is MRNIAKWRCQLREYDIEYVSRTSVKVQAITYHLAEFPINDDTLINADFLNEGILRVDDEKDEPTWKMYFDGVVNSAGSGVGAVLISPDGRHYPVAAKVDFSCTNNVVEYEPCILGLRAAIDFKVKELEVFGDSMLTIFQTLEQWKIKDAKLVPYHEYLEELAKSFEKISFTYTPRTKNQFADALATLASMASITEGNLIEPLEIRIAKGPAHCNAIEATNAKPWYEDIKHLLQTGQYPPFADCRDRKTLKRLAMHYFLSGETLYRRSFDATLLRCIDIHESQRLMEEVYGGSCGPHMNGLMLAKKLMCLGYYWSTVETDCLKHIRHYHRCQVYAD